The following proteins are encoded in a genomic region of Streptomyces gobiensis:
- the trmD gene encoding tRNA (guanosine(37)-N1)-methyltransferase TrmD, translating into MRLDVVTIFPEYLEPLNVSLVGKARARGQLDVRVHDLRDWTHDRHHTVDDTPYGGGPGMVMKPEPWGEALDAIIDSGERERESEDGGEGAAEPVLVVPTPSGRPFTQELAVELSQKPWLIFTPARYEGIDRRVIEEYGDRLDVREVSIGDYVLAGGEAPVLVMVEAIARLLPGVLGNAESHRDDSFAPGAMADLLEGPVYTKPPEWRGRGVPEVLVSGHHGKIARWRRDQALVRTSQNRPDLIERCDPAALDKHDRETLESLGWSEGTDGRFGLAGEAVGE; encoded by the coding sequence GTGAGGCTCGATGTCGTCACCATTTTCCCGGAGTACCTGGAGCCGCTGAACGTCTCGCTGGTGGGCAAGGCGCGTGCCCGTGGCCAGCTCGATGTGCGGGTGCACGATCTGCGTGACTGGACACACGACCGGCACCACACCGTTGATGACACGCCCTACGGCGGCGGCCCCGGCATGGTGATGAAGCCCGAGCCCTGGGGTGAGGCGCTGGACGCCATCATCGACTCAGGCGAGCGCGAGCGCGAGAGCGAGGACGGGGGCGAGGGCGCAGCGGAACCGGTGCTTGTCGTGCCCACCCCCAGCGGCCGCCCCTTCACTCAGGAGCTGGCCGTCGAGCTCTCCCAGAAGCCCTGGCTGATCTTCACCCCGGCCCGCTACGAGGGCATCGACCGCCGGGTCATCGAGGAGTACGGCGACCGTCTCGATGTGCGTGAGGTGTCCATCGGCGACTATGTGCTCGCTGGCGGGGAGGCGCCCGTCCTGGTCATGGTCGAGGCGATCGCCCGGCTGCTCCCCGGGGTGCTCGGCAACGCAGAGTCGCACCGCGACGACTCCTTCGCCCCGGGCGCCATGGCGGACCTCCTGGAGGGGCCCGTCTATACGAAGCCGCCCGAGTGGCGGGGCCGTGGTGTGCCCGAGGTACTGGTCAGCGGCCACCACGGAAAGATCGCCCGCTGGCGTCGGGACCAGGCCCTCGTCCGTACGAGCCAGAACCGCCCCGATCTCATCGAGCGCTGCGACCCGGCCGCACTGGACAAGCACGACCGTGAAACCCTGGAATCCCTGGGCTGGAGCGAGGGAACGGATGGCCGATTTGGGCTGGCCGGGGAGGCCGTGGGAGAATAG
- the proS gene encoding proline--tRNA ligase produces the protein MAKAPVLTPQADDFPRWYQDLINKAELADNGPVRGTMVIRPYGYGLWERMQQEMDARIKGAGAQNAYFPLFIPQSYLTREAEHVEGFAPELAVVTHGGGKELEEPVVVRPTSETIINEYFSKWVQSYRDLPLLINQWANVVRWEMRPRVFLRTSEFLWQEGHTAHATYEDARDYAARIHREVYADFMVNVLGIDVVLGRKTPHERFAGAINTLTLEGMMGDGKALQLGTSHELGQNFAKAFDTRYLSKEGSRELVWQTSWGVSTRMVGGLIMAHGDDNGLRIPPRLAPVQVVVLAIKGDDAVLAKVREIGDELTAAGIRVQVDDRTDTPFGRRAVDWELKGVPARIEIGPRDLESGTAMLARRIPGGKEPVLLDALAGLLPTVLEEDQALLLRQSRERREERTSDVGSIEEAAEVATAGGWARIPWADLGPAGEAKLAEQSVSVRCLIAADGSVPDADDAPGTVAIVARAY, from the coding sequence ATGGCAAAGGCTCCCGTACTCACACCCCAGGCGGATGACTTCCCGCGCTGGTACCAGGACTTGATCAACAAGGCCGAGCTGGCCGACAACGGGCCGGTACGCGGCACCATGGTCATCCGGCCGTATGGGTACGGGCTCTGGGAGCGGATGCAGCAGGAGATGGACGCTCGCATTAAGGGTGCGGGCGCTCAGAACGCCTACTTCCCGCTCTTTATCCCCCAGTCTTACCTAACGAGGGAAGCTGAGCATGTCGAGGGCTTCGCGCCCGAGCTCGCGGTGGTCACACACGGCGGCGGCAAGGAGCTGGAGGAGCCGGTCGTGGTGCGGCCGACCTCCGAGACGATCATCAATGAGTACTTCTCCAAGTGGGTGCAGAGCTACCGTGACCTGCCTCTGCTGATCAATCAGTGGGCCAATGTCGTCCGTTGGGAAATGCGGCCCCGGGTATTCCTCCGAACGAGTGAGTTCCTCTGGCAGGAGGGCCACACCGCGCACGCCACCTACGAGGACGCACGGGACTACGCCGCCCGTATCCACCGGGAGGTCTATGCGGACTTCATGGTGAACGTCCTGGGTATCGATGTGGTACTCGGCCGCAAAACCCCCCATGAGCGCTTCGCGGGCGCCATCAACACCCTCACCCTCGAAGGCATGATGGGCGACGGCAAGGCGCTGCAGCTGGGCACCAGCCATGAGCTGGGCCAGAACTTCGCCAAGGCCTTCGACACCCGGTATCTGTCGAAGGAGGGCAGCCGGGAGCTGGTCTGGCAGACCTCCTGGGGCGTCTCGACCCGGATGGTCGGCGGGCTGATCATGGCGCATGGCGATGACAACGGACTACGGATCCCGCCGCGACTGGCGCCGGTCCAGGTCGTGGTGCTCGCCATCAAGGGCGATGACGCGGTGCTGGCCAAGGTGCGCGAGATCGGCGACGAGCTGACCGCTGCCGGGATCCGCGTCCAGGTCGACGACCGGACCGACACGCCCTTTGGCCGCCGGGCCGTCGACTGGGAGCTCAAGGGTGTCCCGGCCCGTATCGAGATCGGCCCGCGCGACCTGGAGAGCGGCACCGCGATGCTGGCCCGCCGTATCCCGGGAGGCAAGGAGCCGGTACTGCTCGACGCGCTCGCCGGGCTGCTGCCCACGGTGCTGGAGGAAGACCAGGCACTGCTGCTGCGTCAGTCGCGCGAGCGCCGCGAGGAGCGCACGTCGGATGTCGGCAGCATCGAGGAGGCCGCCGAGGTGGCCACCGCCGGTGGGTGGGCTCGTATCCCGTGGGCGGACCTCGGCCCGGCGGGCGAGGCCAAGCTCGCGGAGCAGTCGGTGTCCGTACGCTGCCTGATCGCCGCGGACGGGTCGGTTCCGGACGCCGATGACGCACCCGGTACGGTGGCGATCGTCGCCCGCGCGTACTGA
- the lepB gene encoding signal peptidase I, which produces MDTDAQFPERDRSPAPDEGRRRWSRSVRCGAPAAAVLVLILLVSFFAVQPFLIPSGSMENTLKVGDRVLVNKLAYRFGNHPERGDVVVFDGTGSFAEERSEENQVTALLRAAGATLGMVEPPENDYVKRVIGIGGDSVTCCDTRGRIEVNGEPLAEDYLFPGDSASSVPFDIVVPEGRLWVMGDHRADSRDSRDYLGKPGGGTVPVDRVIGRADWIGWPAGRWASLRTGHG; this is translated from the coding sequence ATGGACACCGACGCACAGTTTCCGGAGCGCGACCGCTCTCCAGCCCCTGACGAGGGGCGGAGACGCTGGTCGCGTTCCGTGCGTTGTGGCGCCCCGGCAGCCGCTGTGCTGGTGCTGATCCTGCTGGTCAGCTTCTTTGCCGTACAGCCCTTCCTGATCCCGAGCGGTTCGATGGAGAACACCCTCAAGGTCGGCGACCGGGTTCTGGTGAACAAGCTGGCGTACCGTTTCGGCAACCATCCGGAGCGCGGAGACGTTGTGGTTTTTGACGGGACCGGGTCATTCGCCGAGGAGCGGTCGGAGGAGAACCAGGTCACGGCTCTGCTGCGGGCGGCGGGTGCGACGCTCGGCATGGTGGAGCCGCCGGAGAACGACTATGTGAAACGCGTCATCGGGATCGGCGGGGACAGCGTCACATGCTGTGACACGCGCGGGAGGATCGAGGTGAACGGTGAGCCGTTGGCGGAGGACTACCTGTTTCCGGGCGACAGTGCCTCATCCGTACCGTTCGACATCGTGGTGCCCGAGGGGCGGCTGTGGGTGATGGGAGACCATCGCGCCGACTCGCGGGACTCCCGGGACTACCTCGGCAAGCCCGGGGGCGGCACCGTGCCGGTGGACCGGGTAATCGGCCGGGCCGACTGGATCGGCTGGCCTGCTGGCCGCTGGGCCTCGCTGCGGACCGGGCATGGGTAA
- the rplS gene encoding 50S ribosomal protein L19, giving the protein MSHLLDSVDSASLRSDVPAFRPGDTVNVHVRVIEGNRSRVQQFKGAVIRRQGSGIRETFTVRKVSFSVGVERTFPVHTPIVEKIEVVTRGDVRRAKLYYLRELRGKAAKIKEKRES; this is encoded by the coding sequence ATGTCTCACCTTCTCGACAGCGTCGACTCCGCTTCGCTGCGCAGCGACGTCCCGGCCTTCCGCCCGGGTGACACCGTCAATGTCCATGTGCGCGTCATCGAGGGCAACCGCTCCCGTGTGCAGCAGTTCAAGGGCGCTGTCATCCGCCGCCAGGGCTCGGGCATCCGCGAGACCTTCACGGTCCGCAAGGTCAGCTTCAGCGTCGGCGTCGAGCGCACCTTCCCGGTGCACACCCCGATCGTCGAGAAGATCGAGGTCGTGACCCGCGGTGACGTCCGCCGTGCGAAGCTCTACTACCTGCGTGAGCTGCGTGGCAAGGCCGCGAAGATCAAGGAGAAGCGCGAGAGCTGA
- a CDS encoding RNA-binding protein, with amino-acid sequence MLEEALEHLVKGIVDHPDEVQIASRNLRRGRVLEVRVHPDDLGKVIGRNGRTARSLRTVVGALGGRGVRVDLVDVDQV; translated from the coding sequence ATGCTCGAGGAAGCCCTCGAGCACCTGGTGAAGGGCATCGTCGACCACCCCGACGAGGTGCAGATCGCATCCCGCAACCTGCGCCGCGGGCGCGTGCTGGAGGTCCGGGTGCACCCGGACGACCTCGGCAAGGTGATCGGCCGCAACGGCCGCACCGCTCGCTCCTTGCGCACCGTGGTGGGCGCCCTGGGCGGCCGCGGTGTCCGCGTCGACCTCGTCGATGTAGACCAGGTCTGA
- the rimM gene encoding ribosome maturation factor RimM (Essential for efficient processing of 16S rRNA): MQLVVARIGRAHGIKGEVTVEVRTDEPELRLAPGAVLATDPASAGPLTIESGRVHSGRLLLRFEGVRDRTAAEALRNTLLIAEIDPEELPEDLEEFYDHQLIDLDVVTRDGTAVGRIAEVAHLPGQDLLVVKRTDGGEALIPFVTEIVPEIDLAEQRVVIEPPPGLLDESESL, translated from the coding sequence GTGCAGCTCGTAGTCGCGCGTATTGGCCGCGCCCATGGCATCAAGGGCGAGGTCACCGTCGAGGTGCGTACGGATGAGCCCGAACTGCGGCTCGCACCCGGTGCCGTCCTCGCCACCGACCCGGCCTCGGCCGGACCGCTCACCATCGAGAGCGGCCGTGTGCACAGTGGACGGCTGCTGCTGCGCTTCGAGGGCGTACGGGACCGTACCGCCGCCGAAGCCCTGCGCAATACGCTCCTGATCGCCGAAATCGATCCGGAGGAGCTGCCCGAGGACCTCGAGGAGTTCTACGACCACCAGCTGATCGACCTCGATGTGGTCACCCGGGACGGCACCGCCGTCGGCCGGATCGCGGAAGTCGCACATCTTCCCGGCCAGGATCTGCTGGTCGTCAAGCGGACAGACGGCGGAGAGGCACTGATCCCCTTCGTCACTGAGATCGTGCCGGAGATCGACCTGGCGGAGCAGCGGGTGGTCATTGAGCCACCACCGGGGTTGCTCGATGAGAGCGAGTCGCTGTGA
- the rpsP gene encoding 30S ribosomal protein S16 has translation MAVKIKLKRLGKIRAPHYRIIVADSRTRRDGRAIEEIGLYHPVQNPSRIEVDSERVQYWLGVGAQPTEPVEAILKVTGDWQKFKGLPAPEPMKVAEPKADKKALFEAAAKKSADEPKGEAITPKAKKADKKSDAEAEAASSPAESTEA, from the coding sequence GTGGCAGTCAAGATCAAGCTGAAGCGTCTGGGCAAGATCCGCGCGCCTCACTACCGCATCATCGTCGCCGACTCCCGTACCCGCCGTGATGGCCGGGCCATCGAGGAGATCGGTCTGTACCACCCGGTGCAGAACCCTTCGCGTATCGAGGTCGACTCGGAGCGTGTCCAGTACTGGCTGGGTGTCGGCGCGCAGCCGACCGAGCCGGTCGAGGCCATCCTCAAGGTCACCGGTGACTGGCAGAAGTTCAAGGGCCTGCCCGCTCCGGAGCCGATGAAGGTCGCCGAGCCGAAGGCCGACAAGAAGGCCCTCTTCGAGGCCGCCGCCAAGAAGTCCGCTGACGAGCCGAAGGGTGAGGCGATCACCCCCAAGGCGAAGAAGGCTGACAAGAAGTCCGACGCCGAGGCCGAGGCTGCGTCCTCGCCGGCTGAGTCGACCGAGGCCTGA
- the lepB gene encoding signal peptidase I gives MGKRGKSRDGHRRAATQRRVVQPSATLRGPGEGRADRRRAAKRIKRRRRLSATKEIPILIGVALLIALVLKTFLVQAFVIPSGSMEQTIKIDDRVLVDKLTPWFGSKPQRGDVVVFKDPGGWLEQEQLPTSDDPPVIKEGKQLLTFIGLLPSDDEQDLIKRVVAVGGDTVQCCDKNDRVTVNGVALDEPYLFPGNKPSQVPFEVTVPVGRIFVMGDHRANSADSRFHLKKPGQGTIPEDLVVGKAVVIAWPFSHWRRLEEPGTYASVPDARGAPPSASRSRDNEVVPFPSLAELPLVMGVVGLRRLSGRRQRGVRSGCGGLGGRRTVRVRRGRAGEAARGSGRRAARGAR, from the coding sequence ATGGGTAAGCGGGGCAAGTCGCGGGATGGACACCGCCGGGCAGCCACCCAGCGGCGCGTGGTGCAGCCCAGCGCCACCCTGCGGGGGCCCGGTGAGGGCCGGGCCGACCGGCGGCGCGCGGCGAAGCGGATCAAGCGGCGCCGACGGCTGTCGGCGACCAAGGAGATACCGATCCTGATCGGTGTCGCGCTGCTGATCGCACTGGTACTCAAGACCTTCCTGGTGCAGGCCTTTGTCATCCCCTCCGGGTCGATGGAGCAGACCATCAAGATCGACGACCGGGTTCTGGTGGACAAGCTGACGCCGTGGTTCGGCTCAAAGCCACAGCGCGGTGATGTGGTGGTCTTCAAGGACCCCGGCGGCTGGCTGGAGCAGGAGCAGCTGCCGACCTCGGACGATCCGCCAGTGATCAAGGAGGGCAAGCAGCTTCTGACGTTCATCGGTCTGCTGCCGTCGGACGATGAGCAGGACCTGATCAAGCGTGTGGTCGCGGTCGGCGGTGACACCGTCCAGTGCTGCGACAAGAACGACCGGGTGACGGTCAACGGTGTCGCGCTGGATGAGCCGTATCTCTTCCCGGGCAACAAACCGTCCCAGGTGCCGTTCGAGGTGACGGTTCCGGTCGGACGTATCTTCGTTATGGGAGATCACCGGGCCAATTCGGCCGACTCCCGCTTCCACCTCAAAAAACCGGGTCAGGGCACCATCCCGGAGGACTTGGTCGTCGGGAAGGCCGTGGTGATCGCCTGGCCGTTCTCTCACTGGCGGCGGCTGGAGGAGCCCGGAACCTACGCATCGGTCCCGGATGCGCGCGGCGCGCCGCCGTCCGCGAGCCGTAGTAGAGACAATGAAGTTGTGCCATTCCCGAGCCTTGCGGAACTTCCGCTCGTTATGGGAGTGGTGGGCCTGCGCCGATTGTCGGGCAGGCGGCAGCGCGGTGTAAGGAGTGGATGTGGGGGACTTGGCGGTCGGCGCACGGTCCGGGTCCGGCGAGGAAGAGCCGGAGAAGCGGCCCGCGGGTCGGGACGACGAGCAGCCCGCGGAGCGCGGTGA